A portion of the Meriones unguiculatus strain TT.TT164.6M chromosome 11, Bangor_MerUng_6.1, whole genome shotgun sequence genome contains these proteins:
- the Mrpl28 gene encoding large ribosomal subunit protein bL28m → MLLHKYPVHLWQKLRLQQGIYARLPAHFLRSLEEERTPTPVHFKPHGAKFKINPKNGQRERVEDVPIPIYYPPESQRGLWGGEGIILGYRYSNNDKLSTRVKKVWKPQLFTRELYSEILDKKFTVTVTMRTLDLIDEAYGLDFYILKTPKEDLCSKFGMDLKRGMLLRLARQDPMLHPDNPERRAAIYDKYKSFVIPEAEAEWVGLTLEEAVEKQRLLEEKDPVPLFKVYVEELVQRLQEQVLSRPAVVQKRAGDHA, encoded by the exons ATGCTTCTGCACAAGTATCCTGTGCACCTGTGGCAGAAGTTGCGGCTGCAGCAAGGTATCTACGCGCGCTTGCCCGCCCACTTTCTGCGCTCGCTGGAAGAAGAGCGGACACCGACCCCGGTACACTTCAAACCTCACGGGGCCAAGTTCAAGATCAACCCCAAGAATGGGCAGCGCGAGCGCGTTGAGGACGTACCCATTCCAATATACTACCCCCCAGAGTCCCAGCGGGGACTGTGGGGTGGAGAAGGGATCATTTTGGGCTACAGATACTCCAACAACGACAAG CTCTCCACGAGGGTGAAGAAGGTGTGGAAACCTCAGTTGTTCACTCGAGAGCTTTACAGTGAAATCCTGGACAAGAAATTCACCGTGACTGTGACCATGAGGACCCTGGATCTCATTGACGAGGCCTACGGACTGGATTTCTATATTCTCAAG ACCCCAAAGGAGGACCTGTGCTCCAAGTTTGGCATGGACCTGAAGCGAGGGATGCTGCTGAGGCTTGCTCGCCAGGACCCCATGCTACATCCTGATAACCCTGAGCGGAGAGCAGCCATCTATGACAAGTACAAG AGTTTTGTCATcccggaggcagaggctgagtgGGTTGGCCTGACACTGGAGGAGGCTGTGGAGAAACAGAGGCTTCTGGAGGAAAAG GACCCTGTACCCCTGTTCAAGGTCTACGTAGAGGAGCTGGTCCAGCGGCTTCAGGAGCAGGTTCTGTCCAGGCCCGCAGTGGTGCAGAAGAGAGCCGGTGACCACGCCTGA
- the Pgap6 gene encoding post-GPI attachment to proteins factor 6 isoform X3, with protein sequence MGRVGAGGTAQAAAAGPLLVLLLLLLARPPPAAAGNSKKSEAGLASEHFTQAPQKLSFYSWYGSTRLFHFRVPPDTVLLRWILHVSQRGPSCTDVEITVHFRYGAPPVINPLGTSFPDNTLNQTSFQVRALLSTMLLDNTSVNISHPAPGDWFVVAHLPPSPQKIQVKGFVPTCDYTFQPDMLAMRVVEVSILEPDVPLPQTLLSHPSYLKIFVPEYTQELRLELQGCVSSVSPGCPVRLTVGAATLPMNFQKVLICASLTPTCHLLLSSPPWGRWLQVSAESLEESHVSVVFSAKAAFTACKPWSVTFHHLMQSNPNQSHGTSTDHLSQIAAYWDLGRSGRGGDGPFCLLNYPVLREDTDVVSVHFQPLTGAFVLVHSKLPSVIQLRLDTGMDSGGSFIITLRANQTEFTNGTLLAACVNVASPFLSFNTSFNCTTAFFQGYPMFLSASSPMANLIIPYPETDNWYLSLQLVCPDSPEDCDHAVARVETILYLVPCLNDCGPYGQCLLLRRYGYLYAGCSCKAGWRGWSCTDNSTAQTVAQQRAATLLLTLSNLMFLVPIVVSVHRSFLLEALVYFYTMFFSTFYHACDQPGEAVLCILSYDTLQYCDFLGSGASTWVTILCMARLKTILKQVLFVLGILVIAMSLQMDRRAIWNLMGPCLFAFVIMASMWL encoded by the exons AGGCTGGGCTGGCATCTGAACACTTCACACAGGCCCCACAGAAGCTGTCCTTCTACAGCTGGTATGGCAGCACCCGGCTCTTCCACTTCCGCGTGCCCCCAGACACTGTGCTGCTTCGTTGGATACTGCATGTGTCCCAGAGAGGTCCCTCATGCACCGACGTAGAAATCACAGT GCATTTCCGCTATGGCGCCCCTCCTGTCATCAACCCGCTGGGCACCAGCTTCCCTGACAACACCTTGAATCAGACCTCCTTCCAGGTCAGGGCATTGCTGAGCACCATGCTGCTGGACAACACCTCTGTCAACATCTCCCACCCGGCCCCTGGGGACTGGTTCGTGGTTGctcacctccctccctcaccccagaAGATCCAGGTGAAG GGCTTTGTTCCTACCTGTGACTACACCTTCCAGCCCGACATGCTGGCCATGAGGGTGGTTGAAGTCTCCATCCTAGAGCCTGATGTTCCCCTCCCACAGACGCTGCTCTCCCACCCCAGCTACCTCAA GATCTTTGTCCCTGAATACACCCAGGAGCTTCGGCTGGAACTGCAGGGCTGTGTGTCCAGTGTGAGCCCTGGATGCCCAGTACGTCTCACGGTGGGTGCAGCCACCCTGCCCATGAACTTCCAAAAGGTGTTGATTTGCGCTAGCCTCACCCCAACCTGCCAtttgcttctgtcctctccacccTGGGGCCGGTGGCTACAAGTGTCAGCTGAGAGCCTCGAAGAATCACATGTGTCAGTGGTCTTCAGTGCTAAAGCTGCCTTTACAG CGTGTAAGCCATGGAGTGTGACCTTCCATCATCTTATGCAAAGCAACCCAAATCAGAGCCATGGCACCTCTACAGACCACTTGTCCCAAATCGCTGCCTACTGGGACCTGGGCAGGagtggcaggggaggagatggCCCCTTCTGTCTCCTGAACTATCCAGTCCTGAGGGAGGACACAGACGTGGTTTCTGTACACTTCCAGCCCCTGACTGGGGCCTTCGTGCTGGTGCATTCAAAACTGCCTTCTGTAATTCAGCTCCGTCTTGATACGGGCATGGACAGTGGAGGCTCCTTCATCATCACTCTGAGGGCCAACCAG ACAGAGTTCACAAATGGCACCTTGTTAGCAGCTTGTGTGAATGTTGCCTCGCCTTTCCTCAGCTTCAACACTTCATTCAACTGCACCACAG CCTTCTTCCAGGGCTATCCCATGTTTCTGAGTGCCTCATCTCCCATGGCCAACCTCATCATTCCCTATCCGGAGACAGACAACTGGTACCTCTCCTTGCAGCTTGTGTGCCCTGACAGTCCTGA GGATTGTGACCATGCTGTGGCTCGGGTGGAGACCATTTTGTATCTAGTGCCCTGTTTGAATGATTGTGGGCCCTACGGCCAGTGCCTCCTGCTCCGGAGATATGGCTATCTGTATGCAGGCTGCAGCTGCAAGGCAG GCTGGCGTGGGTGGAGCTGCACGGACAACAGCACAGCCCAGACTGTggcccagcagagggcagcaacACTCCTGCTCACGCTCAGCAATCTCATGTTCCTGGTCCCCATCGTTGTGTCCGTGCACCGGTCCTTCCTGCTTGAAGCCTTGGTCTACTTTTACACCATGTTTTTCTCCACG TTCTACCACGCCTGTGACCAGCCGGGGGAGGCAGTGTTGTGCATCCTCAGCTATGACACGCTACAGTACTGCGACTTTCTGGGCTCGGGGGCATCCACCTGGGTAACCATTCTTTGCATGGCCCGTCTGAAGACAATCCTGAAACAG GTCCTCTTTGTCCTGGGCATACTGGTCATTGCCATGTCCTTGCAGATGGATCGCAGGGCCATCTGGAACTTGATGGGACCCTGTCTCTTTGCCTTTGTGATCATGGCCTCCATGTGG CTGTGA
- the Pgap6 gene encoding post-GPI attachment to proteins factor 6 isoform X1, whose protein sequence is MGRVGAGGTAQAAAAGPLLVLLLLLLARPPPAAAGNSKKSEAGLASEHFTQAPQKLSFYSWYGSTRLFHFRVPPDTVLLRWILHVSQRGPSCTDVEITVHFRYGAPPVINPLGTSFPDNTLNQTSFQVRALLSTMLLDNTSVNISHPAPGDWFVVAHLPPSPQKIQVKGFVPTCDYTFQPDMLAMRVVEVSILEPDVPLPQTLLSHPSYLKIFVPEYTQELRLELQGCVSSVSPGCPVRLTVGAATLPMNFQKVLICASLTPTCHLLLSSPPWGRWLQVSAESLEESHVSVVFSAKAAFTACKPWSVTFHHLMQSNPNQSHGTSTDHLSQIAAYWDLGRSGRGGDGPFCLLNYPVLREDTDVVSVHFQPLTGAFVLVHSKLPSVIQLRLDTGMDSGGSFIITLRANQTEFTNGTLLAACVNVASPFLSFNTSFNCTTAFFQGYPMFLSASSPMANLIIPYPETDNWYLSLQLVCPDSPEDCDHAVARVETILYLVPCLNDCGPYGQCLLLRRYGYLYAGCSCKAGWRGWSCTDNSTAQTVAQQRAATLLLTLSNLMFLVPIVVSVHRSFLLEALVYFYTMFFSTFYHACDQPGEAVLCILSYDTLQYCDFLGSGASTWVTILCMARLKTILKQVLFVLGILVIAMSLQMDRRAIWNLMGPCLFAFVIMASMWIYRCGHRHQCYPTSWRRWVFYLLPGISMASVGIAIYTSMMTSENYYYTHSIWHILLAGSAAFLLPPREEQSEPWACLQKIPCHYQICRNDRDELYTVT, encoded by the exons AGGCTGGGCTGGCATCTGAACACTTCACACAGGCCCCACAGAAGCTGTCCTTCTACAGCTGGTATGGCAGCACCCGGCTCTTCCACTTCCGCGTGCCCCCAGACACTGTGCTGCTTCGTTGGATACTGCATGTGTCCCAGAGAGGTCCCTCATGCACCGACGTAGAAATCACAGT GCATTTCCGCTATGGCGCCCCTCCTGTCATCAACCCGCTGGGCACCAGCTTCCCTGACAACACCTTGAATCAGACCTCCTTCCAGGTCAGGGCATTGCTGAGCACCATGCTGCTGGACAACACCTCTGTCAACATCTCCCACCCGGCCCCTGGGGACTGGTTCGTGGTTGctcacctccctccctcaccccagaAGATCCAGGTGAAG GGCTTTGTTCCTACCTGTGACTACACCTTCCAGCCCGACATGCTGGCCATGAGGGTGGTTGAAGTCTCCATCCTAGAGCCTGATGTTCCCCTCCCACAGACGCTGCTCTCCCACCCCAGCTACCTCAA GATCTTTGTCCCTGAATACACCCAGGAGCTTCGGCTGGAACTGCAGGGCTGTGTGTCCAGTGTGAGCCCTGGATGCCCAGTACGTCTCACGGTGGGTGCAGCCACCCTGCCCATGAACTTCCAAAAGGTGTTGATTTGCGCTAGCCTCACCCCAACCTGCCAtttgcttctgtcctctccacccTGGGGCCGGTGGCTACAAGTGTCAGCTGAGAGCCTCGAAGAATCACATGTGTCAGTGGTCTTCAGTGCTAAAGCTGCCTTTACAG CGTGTAAGCCATGGAGTGTGACCTTCCATCATCTTATGCAAAGCAACCCAAATCAGAGCCATGGCACCTCTACAGACCACTTGTCCCAAATCGCTGCCTACTGGGACCTGGGCAGGagtggcaggggaggagatggCCCCTTCTGTCTCCTGAACTATCCAGTCCTGAGGGAGGACACAGACGTGGTTTCTGTACACTTCCAGCCCCTGACTGGGGCCTTCGTGCTGGTGCATTCAAAACTGCCTTCTGTAATTCAGCTCCGTCTTGATACGGGCATGGACAGTGGAGGCTCCTTCATCATCACTCTGAGGGCCAACCAG ACAGAGTTCACAAATGGCACCTTGTTAGCAGCTTGTGTGAATGTTGCCTCGCCTTTCCTCAGCTTCAACACTTCATTCAACTGCACCACAG CCTTCTTCCAGGGCTATCCCATGTTTCTGAGTGCCTCATCTCCCATGGCCAACCTCATCATTCCCTATCCGGAGACAGACAACTGGTACCTCTCCTTGCAGCTTGTGTGCCCTGACAGTCCTGA GGATTGTGACCATGCTGTGGCTCGGGTGGAGACCATTTTGTATCTAGTGCCCTGTTTGAATGATTGTGGGCCCTACGGCCAGTGCCTCCTGCTCCGGAGATATGGCTATCTGTATGCAGGCTGCAGCTGCAAGGCAG GCTGGCGTGGGTGGAGCTGCACGGACAACAGCACAGCCCAGACTGTggcccagcagagggcagcaacACTCCTGCTCACGCTCAGCAATCTCATGTTCCTGGTCCCCATCGTTGTGTCCGTGCACCGGTCCTTCCTGCTTGAAGCCTTGGTCTACTTTTACACCATGTTTTTCTCCACG TTCTACCACGCCTGTGACCAGCCGGGGGAGGCAGTGTTGTGCATCCTCAGCTATGACACGCTACAGTACTGCGACTTTCTGGGCTCGGGGGCATCCACCTGGGTAACCATTCTTTGCATGGCCCGTCTGAAGACAATCCTGAAACAG GTCCTCTTTGTCCTGGGCATACTGGTCATTGCCATGTCCTTGCAGATGGATCGCAGGGCCATCTGGAACTTGATGGGACCCTGTCTCTTTGCCTTTGTGATCATGGCCTCCATGTGG ATATACCGTTGTGGGCACCGGCATCAGTGCTACCCTACCTCATGGCGGCGCTGGGTCTTCTACCTCCTGCCTGGcatctccatggcctctgtaggCATCGCCATCTACACTTCAATGATGACCAGTGAGAATTACTACTACACCCACAGCATTTGGCATATTTTATTGGCTGGTAGTGCAGCTTTTCTTCTGCCACCACGAGAGGAGCAGTCTGAGCCCTGGGCTTGTTTGCAGAAGATCCCCTGTCACTACCAGATCTGCAGAAATGACCGGGATGAGTTATACACAGTAACATGA
- the Pgap6 gene encoding post-GPI attachment to proteins factor 6 isoform X2, translating into MGRVGAGGTAQAAAAGPLLVLLLLLLARPPPAAAGNSKKSEAGLASEHFTQAPQKLSFYSWYGSTRLFHFRVPPDTVLLRWILHVSQRGPSCTDVEITVHFRYGAPPVINPLGTSFPDNTLNQTSFQVRALLSTMLLDNTSVNISHPAPGDWFVVAHLPPSPQKIQVKGFVPTCDYTFQPDMLAMRVVEVSILEPDVPLPQTLLSHPSYLKIFVPEYTQELRLELQGCVSSVSPGCPVRLTVGAATLPMNFQKVLICASLTPTCHLLLSSPPWGRWLQVSAESLEESHVSVVFSAKAAFTACKPWSVTFHHLMQSNPNQSHGTSTDHLSQIAAYWDLGRSGRGGDGPFCLLNYPVLREDTDVVSVHFQPLTGAFVLVHSKLPSVIQLRLDTGMDSGGSFIITLRANQTEFTNGTLLAACVNVASPFLSFNTSFNCTTAFFQGYPMFLSASSPMANLIIPYPETDNWDCDHAVARVETILYLVPCLNDCGPYGQCLLLRRYGYLYAGCSCKAGWRGWSCTDNSTAQTVAQQRAATLLLTLSNLMFLVPIVVSVHRSFLLEALVYFYTMFFSTFYHACDQPGEAVLCILSYDTLQYCDFLGSGASTWVTILCMARLKTILKQVLFVLGILVIAMSLQMDRRAIWNLMGPCLFAFVIMASMWIYRCGHRHQCYPTSWRRWVFYLLPGISMASVGIAIYTSMMTSENYYYTHSIWHILLAGSAAFLLPPREEQSEPWACLQKIPCHYQICRNDRDELYTVT; encoded by the exons AGGCTGGGCTGGCATCTGAACACTTCACACAGGCCCCACAGAAGCTGTCCTTCTACAGCTGGTATGGCAGCACCCGGCTCTTCCACTTCCGCGTGCCCCCAGACACTGTGCTGCTTCGTTGGATACTGCATGTGTCCCAGAGAGGTCCCTCATGCACCGACGTAGAAATCACAGT GCATTTCCGCTATGGCGCCCCTCCTGTCATCAACCCGCTGGGCACCAGCTTCCCTGACAACACCTTGAATCAGACCTCCTTCCAGGTCAGGGCATTGCTGAGCACCATGCTGCTGGACAACACCTCTGTCAACATCTCCCACCCGGCCCCTGGGGACTGGTTCGTGGTTGctcacctccctccctcaccccagaAGATCCAGGTGAAG GGCTTTGTTCCTACCTGTGACTACACCTTCCAGCCCGACATGCTGGCCATGAGGGTGGTTGAAGTCTCCATCCTAGAGCCTGATGTTCCCCTCCCACAGACGCTGCTCTCCCACCCCAGCTACCTCAA GATCTTTGTCCCTGAATACACCCAGGAGCTTCGGCTGGAACTGCAGGGCTGTGTGTCCAGTGTGAGCCCTGGATGCCCAGTACGTCTCACGGTGGGTGCAGCCACCCTGCCCATGAACTTCCAAAAGGTGTTGATTTGCGCTAGCCTCACCCCAACCTGCCAtttgcttctgtcctctccacccTGGGGCCGGTGGCTACAAGTGTCAGCTGAGAGCCTCGAAGAATCACATGTGTCAGTGGTCTTCAGTGCTAAAGCTGCCTTTACAG CGTGTAAGCCATGGAGTGTGACCTTCCATCATCTTATGCAAAGCAACCCAAATCAGAGCCATGGCACCTCTACAGACCACTTGTCCCAAATCGCTGCCTACTGGGACCTGGGCAGGagtggcaggggaggagatggCCCCTTCTGTCTCCTGAACTATCCAGTCCTGAGGGAGGACACAGACGTGGTTTCTGTACACTTCCAGCCCCTGACTGGGGCCTTCGTGCTGGTGCATTCAAAACTGCCTTCTGTAATTCAGCTCCGTCTTGATACGGGCATGGACAGTGGAGGCTCCTTCATCATCACTCTGAGGGCCAACCAG ACAGAGTTCACAAATGGCACCTTGTTAGCAGCTTGTGTGAATGTTGCCTCGCCTTTCCTCAGCTTCAACACTTCATTCAACTGCACCACAG CCTTCTTCCAGGGCTATCCCATGTTTCTGAGTGCCTCATCTCCCATGGCCAACCTCATCATTCCCTATCCGGAGACAGACAACTG GGATTGTGACCATGCTGTGGCTCGGGTGGAGACCATTTTGTATCTAGTGCCCTGTTTGAATGATTGTGGGCCCTACGGCCAGTGCCTCCTGCTCCGGAGATATGGCTATCTGTATGCAGGCTGCAGCTGCAAGGCAG GCTGGCGTGGGTGGAGCTGCACGGACAACAGCACAGCCCAGACTGTggcccagcagagggcagcaacACTCCTGCTCACGCTCAGCAATCTCATGTTCCTGGTCCCCATCGTTGTGTCCGTGCACCGGTCCTTCCTGCTTGAAGCCTTGGTCTACTTTTACACCATGTTTTTCTCCACG TTCTACCACGCCTGTGACCAGCCGGGGGAGGCAGTGTTGTGCATCCTCAGCTATGACACGCTACAGTACTGCGACTTTCTGGGCTCGGGGGCATCCACCTGGGTAACCATTCTTTGCATGGCCCGTCTGAAGACAATCCTGAAACAG GTCCTCTTTGTCCTGGGCATACTGGTCATTGCCATGTCCTTGCAGATGGATCGCAGGGCCATCTGGAACTTGATGGGACCCTGTCTCTTTGCCTTTGTGATCATGGCCTCCATGTGG ATATACCGTTGTGGGCACCGGCATCAGTGCTACCCTACCTCATGGCGGCGCTGGGTCTTCTACCTCCTGCCTGGcatctccatggcctctgtaggCATCGCCATCTACACTTCAATGATGACCAGTGAGAATTACTACTACACCCACAGCATTTGGCATATTTTATTGGCTGGTAGTGCAGCTTTTCTTCTGCCACCACGAGAGGAGCAGTCTGAGCCCTGGGCTTGTTTGCAGAAGATCCCCTGTCACTACCAGATCTGCAGAAATGACCGGGATGAGTTATACACAGTAACATGA